The DNA window gcctccacgcacgctgcgtctttgggcaagactcgttgccgcggctgcaaggttactcacacgatagtgatgagcggtcgcttttaggcagtgtagtgggggactccgcgtgtgtagcacttttttcggttgtatccgacgtcgttgggtggcaatcccactttccctgcagacacctaccctggaatgtgctcgggaagcacggacgaccgcccccaacaaatgcaactaacaaaatgagaacaacaactaaaaaagtggtaggctgttggcctaccacgcgggcggcccgggttcgactcccggccgatgcatcgttttgctgttctcgctataatgctgccgcgccgattgctcgcttgagctgcgtcagcctcaggaatgtacagcacgattcgctgtgagaagaaccaaacacgcagcacgcaagagaccgtaattggagggaagcgtgctatttctgatctcgagcgtcagcctggccctacaggccgctgtgttcaggtgccgcaagggcgatgtactgcaacctcaggcagtgctgctttccgttgacaaagctgcggcagcagtttaatctagcaagtcgggaaagcacgtgtagcaacacaacagattcttgagaaagcgcaaactgtctgtctctaatatgcgagagttaccaagtttcctgggacgttggttgcagacgtgcctcggtagcgcaatgggtagcgcgtaggtctcataatcttaagttagggagtttgaccctcaccaggggcatttaatttgctgtacatcatggctgaattaacggcgttgctgttgctagggaacgaactgaattgtcgtttgttatccacaaggagtccacgcctcagcgtcaaaacgtttacatccacttatggcaaggtacaactttgacctttctcctcccctgttatgagtaaaatatgatgcaaacagcaatgaatagtcagtttcgagctgtgcgtcatgccagtctgcacgcgcaaatatgctcgcaaacagagaacaccactgagtccggattcagcacgaaatgcgagaggagagggagtaaatctcacgtttatcgagcaaatccggtgtggtctagtgatggtaaacatgattagatattggcgggtgtatggcatgtgttttcagcgtggaaatttggctgtcagaaattgttgatgatttgtgttttaaagatagtgtcatattatgaaagcgcaattggtacattaatgtaggtaacactgattagaggataggcgcccttccgtgatgtgacggattgtatcactattgatattgtttacagttatttgttcgtattcggtcctttaaaattcgatataatggctagattacttaagatgcagatacagggaatccgaagctttggtccgaacgacagtgatcagcagatgattacgtttcaatcacctgtgacgctgatattagggcagaacggatgtggtaagacgacgacaattgaagccctgaagtatgcagctacaggtgaggtgccagcaggaactaaacaagggcagtcgtttgttcatgacccgaagatggctcgtcagccagagacaaggggccaaataaaattgttgatggctgatcgcaaaggcgaagaagttgtcatcacacgtacgttacaaacaacacagaaggcaaaaaatttgcaattgaaaacactggatccagtaattcataggaagaagtctagtggtgaagttgtacaggttggtggacggtgcattgatgtaaatttagaaatgtctcatgtttttggtgtatcaaaagctgttctgagcaatgttatattttgccatcaagaagattctaactggccaatggatgagggaaagaaactcaaggagaagtttgattccatattcgatgcaacaaaacttaataaatgtttggaacacatcagagatcttaggaaagcagtaaatacagaaatcagcactgatgagaaacttctgaaatcacaacaagagataaaagatgagactgtttcaaaaaagaaggatttacaagaggcagagagtcgtctggcagtaactcaggacaaaatagataacttgagcgataaactatcacctttgctagaaaaactagatgaaatttgtgatgtggaaaaggatttccttcagctcaccagggagaaagaaagagctgaagacaagatgaaaatactagaatcgcaacaatcagatttaaagaagaatattaaggaagtgcttgagtggaaaactttagaagaaataactgatttaatcaacagttttaaaactgaagcaaggaactggcaggagcacttgaaatctatggagattgaacttcagcagatatctagggatgaggagcgagtattggaagaaacaagccaagagcagatgactcttggaaaacttcagaaagaggaagaagatcataatactcgaatagatgcacgcaataagaatctacagagattggcagaaacatttcaaataagagtaaaagaagatacattttcttcagaagttcttgtctcaaatttaatgcatcaagtcgacgataaaataagagagtcaaaggtacagtttgagcagttacggaacaggtttcaaagagaagagcaggaactccaaagtaaaatagacattgctagagacactaaagcaaagctagagcaggaaatcacctcaaaaaaacgacaagcagaagataataaagctgaagaatggagtgtcaaaacagaaattgaagatatagagaaatctggtgaagaacttgtcaaattaggaagagaactggagcaagcaaaaactaactgggaaactgcttgtcaagaacttgatgaagaacagctgaaaaaagaaattagagatcagcaccaagagagcaacaggctggatgataagctagttattgtggataaagaagttcagacattgcagctgttgagtagtgagcaggcacagcttgatatccagaacaaactgaaggcatctaaggagtccgaactcaaaaaactaaagaacaaacacaatgaagcactgcgccaccttttgtttacagtgccacaacaaaatttgaaacatgacttggatgcttgcatgcttcaactgactcgtcagatcaacaacatcaatgagaagataaatagtaagcagaatgaggcggctgcacttgaagtgaaacgagcccatcacaaggagcagttggatttgaaagaaagagagctgcgaaaatttgaagaagaaatatatgatttgtgtggcaggcaagattttgatgagtacatacaaagtgtttctgatagaatacaagaactgcaggaccaaaaaggaacgctcagtgcttcggaatacatgttccgtcgctacattcagaaactggaacaggaagatccttgctgtccattgtgtcacagggagtttgaagccgcttctgaagctgctgaacttgcatatgaactgagtaataaagtcagtgaagtcccagcacgccttcaggacaataagaaagaactagaaaataagctaaaggaatatgataaacttttgcaaatgaaacctgcttatgaaagaactgatatcatgcgcaccaaggagataccagaaatgaaagagtcacttcatcaaacagaagaggctttagatgcagctcggaaacagattaaagatttgaaggagcagttactgggtccaaaagcaaaggagcagatggcaaaggatatccaaggagatgtagtccgcattgatcagttgcagacagaactgcgccgcatagacaaagaaattcaggagctgcagtctaagatgcccacaggatcgtcacgctccatggaggaagccctggcagagcaggaggagcttcgagcacaagtcagtgctattcagcgtgcactccacatgaagcaggagtcactgagaaggcattcagagagagtcaaccagctgagggagcgcaaaaatgtacttatggaaaagaaattgaagctcgaaagtggacagcagaaacgtcgacaactggaggaacgtttgcaggagttgcaaagtatgcatgtgatgatacagtcagaaattgaggtgctcgagacccgacttcaagaagctagagagacacttgattctgcagtgcagtcaaaaaatattagagttacagaaaatcgaaaaaatgtagatcagggacaaaataagattgttgagcaaggaaggaaacatgatgaaatttgtaattggcataatagcattcaacggtatgaacagagcggcatgaaagagaaacttacgtcagttcaagaaagattgatagaactggactctaaaaaggagacccttgcagataaaaacagaagaacgtgtgaaaacattgataagcttaaagaaaaaatttcaaatcagcagctgaaagcaagagaacttgaagataacaaaatattgaaggagaaacaggtagaagctgaagaactgaagagtgtaatagataaagtaaaacagcgccttggtaagttccaagtgaaaaccattgaagaagagaaaagtcgtctctgcagagaaatttcagctgtcaaagaggagaaatcaatttcagaaggacgatttaaggaattaagagatagtgtgaatactctgcgacgagatctaaataaggaca is part of the Schistocerca piceifrons isolate TAMUIC-IGC-003096 unplaced genomic scaffold, iqSchPice1.1 HiC_scaffold_443, whole genome shotgun sequence genome and encodes:
- the LOC124750037 gene encoding DNA repair protein RAD50-like, producing the protein MARLLKMQIQGIRSFGPNDSDQQMITFQSPVTLILGQNGCGKTTTIEALKYAATGEVPAGTKQGQSFVHDPKMARQPETRGQIKLLMADRKGEEVVITRTLQTTQKAKNLQLKTLDPVIHRKKSSGEVVQVGGRCIDVNLEMSHVFGVSKAVLSNVIFCHQEDSNWPMDEGKKLKEKFDSIFDATKLNKCLEHIRDLRKAVNTEISTDEKLLKSQQEIKDETVSKKKDLQEAESRLAVTQDKIDNLSDKLSPLLEKLDEICDVEKDFLQLTREKERAEDKMKILESQQSDLKKNIKEVLEWKTLEEITDLINSFKTEARNWQEHLKSMEIELQQISRDEERVLEETSQEQMTLGKLQKEEEDHNTRIDARNKNLQRLAETFQIRVKEDTFSSEVLVSNLMHQVDDKIRESKVQFEQLRNRFQREEQELQSKIDIARDTKAKLEQEITSKKRQAEDNKAEEWSVKTEIEDIEKSGEELVKLGRELEQAKTNWETACQELDEEQLKKEIRDQHQESNRLDDKLVIVDKEVQTLQLLSSEQAQLDIQNKLKASKESELKKLKNKHNEALRHLLFTVPQQNLKHDLDACMLQLTRQINNINEKINSKQNEAAALEVKRAHHKEQLDLKERELRKFEEEIYDLCGRQDFDEYIQSVSDRIQELQDQKGTLSASEYMFRRYIQKLEQEDPCCPLCHREFEAASEAAELAYELSNKVSEVPARLQDNKKELENKLKEYDKLLQMKPAYERTDIMRTKEIPEMKESLHQTEEALDAARKQIKDLKEQLLGPKAKEQMAKDIQGDVVRIDQLQTELRRIDKEIQELQSKMPTGSSRSMEEALAEQEELRAQVSAIQRALHMKQESLRRHSERVNQLRERKNVLMEKKLKLESGQQKRRQLEERLQELQSMHVMIQSEIEVLETRLQEARETLDSAVQSKNIRVTENRKNVDQGQNKIVEQGRKHDEICNWHNSIQRYEQSGMKEKLTSVQERLIELDSKKETLADKNRRTCENIDKLKEKISNQQLKARELEDNKILKEKQVEAEELKSVIDKVKQRLGKFQVKTIEEEKSRLCREISAVKEEKSISEGRFKELRDSVNTLRRDLNKDIYKNAEKKYNDLQRRIKVNQLASADLNKYFVALDWSLIYFHQERMRKINTIIRELWRKIYRGNDIDYIEIKTDAPETTSADKKRTFNYRVVQVKNDVEIDMKGRCSAGQKVLASLVIRIALAEILSINCGILALDEPTTNLDRENIDSLGETLTDLINLRRENKNFQLILITHDEDFLDRLMNVEKLKYYYRVTRNAKGNSVIEKYRFEERSTQHRNFN